One Pieris brassicae chromosome 11, ilPieBrab1.1, whole genome shotgun sequence DNA window includes the following coding sequences:
- the LOC123716246 gene encoding sodium-dependent noradrenaline transporter-like — MKSQWKSYSTYKFILWAWMMNEVSLVFAPVDMSHNGFYIHGILHAVPAIIIGIPLIYSEVCVAQYSNSNVITMWDFFPLFRCIGYGTIYLVILKTLYVMVLTSWYLEYTFYAALDPPPWYSCDEFKETKCMVKRINVSIFQHCIEAQNLFDDDCGMKTASRCFFDREIGDNNTLEKNCVYVWKMVMANFALGVAYFILFIKIEKCIKVVVRCLAIYVGIVIFVLFCVALSSSGTWYATKITMNWSEFNYKHCFYTFTRGALSCGTGCGIIGFLSRDVSFRSPATMTSVTISLFSVFISLVLGLIIFSGIKTMSYYHGEEESVLEMGESMFFTPFASVSEIMSYFESVSVWGFLWFALVFFCLFMNLWILILFLNDILYYNIKFAQKYSKVSLAGLILLLCLLSCPFYCSDLASSLADTSDIIQLISSFFFSFAIYWVYGYKKHNIDIIFMIGVKASWFWKLGWMVNPILLIFMLYIKVNKFISRDYENTHIIKSIMVRSDSLLSYSLVSIYILIIFITLSIDIHRHYLQSNLKGLFFPTENWGPRDKILFRSRSMFVPEIMTREFLYRQVRIRGYGRCNKPAQKKTDEVLEELSIDKLEWSALTSN, encoded by the coding sequence ATGAAAAGTCAGTGGAAATCTTATAGCACTTACAAATTCATTTTGTGGGCATGGATGATGAATGAAGTATCCCTAGTATTCGCACCAGTTGACATGTCACACAACGGTTTTTATATTCACGGGATTTTACATGCAGTACCTGCAATAATTATCGGCATACCCTTAATTTACTCGGAAGTTTGTGTGGCTCAATACAGTAATTCCAATGTGATAACAATGTGGGATTTTTTCCCTCTATTTCGATGTATCGGATACGGAACAATATATTTGGTCATCCTTAAAACACTTTACGTAATGGTTTTAACTTCTTGGTATTTGGAGTACACATTTTATGCAGCTTTAGACCCTCCTCCATGGTATTCTTGCGATGAATTTAAAGAAACGAAATGCATGGTTAAACGTATCAACGTTTCCATATTCCAACATTGCATAGAAGCGCAAAATTTATTCGACGACGATTGCGGAATGAAAACTGCTAGCCGATGCTTTTTTGATAGAGAGATTGGTGACAATAATACGCTTGAAAAGAATTGTGTATACGTTTGGAAAATGGTAATGGCTAATTTTGCATTGGGCGTGGCTTATTTTatactgtttattaaaatagagaAATGCATTAAAGTTGTGGTGAGGTGTTTGGCAATTTACGTTGGCATTGTAattttcgttttgttttgtgtcgCATTGTCCTCAAGCGGTACTTGGTACGCAACGAAAATAACTATGAATTGGAGTGAATTCAACtacaaacattgtttttacACGTTCACGCGAGGTGCCCTATCCTGCGGAACTGGATGTGGAATTATTGGTTTTTTATCTCGAGATGTTTCATTTCGCAGCCCGGCCACTATGACTTCTGTtactatttctttattttccgTTTTCATTTCGCTGGTACTCGGTCTTATAATTTTCAGCGGAATAAAGACGATGTCGTACTATCACGGCGAGGAGGAAAGTGTATTGGAAATGGGTGAAAGCATGTTTTTCACACCGTTTGCCTCTGTATCAGAAATTATGAGTTATTTCGAGTCTGTATCTGTTTGGGGCTTCTTATGGTttgctttagtttttttctgtCTTTTTATGAACTTGTggatattgattttatttcttaatgacattttatattataatattaaatttgctCAAAAGTACTCAAAAGTAAGTTTAGCtggattaatattattgttatgtttactaTCATGTCCATTCTACTGCTCCGACCTTGCGAGCTCCCTTGCAGATACATCTGATATTATTCAGCTGATAagtagttttttcttttcttttgcTATTTATTGGGTCTACGGatacaaaaaacataatattgatATCATCTTCATGATAGGTGTTAAAGCTAGTTGGTTTTGGAAATTAGGGTGGATGGTAAATCCTATCTTACTGATCTTCAtgctttatataaaagtaaataaatttattagtagAGATTATGaaaatacacatataataaaatcaattatggTGCGCTCAGATTCATTGCTAAGTTACAGTTTAGTcagtatttacatattaattatttttattacactttCTATAGATATCCATCGTCATTATTTACAGTCTAATTTGAAGGGACTGTTTTTTCCAACTGAAAATTGGGGTCCACGAGATAAAATCCTATTTAGAAGTAGGAGTATGTTTGTACCAGAAATTATGACTAGAGAATTTTTGTATCGCCAAGTTAGGATTCGGGGCTATGGAAGATGCAATAAACCTGCGCAAAAGAAAACTGATGAGGTATTAGAAGAATTATCAATCGATAAATTAGAATGGAGTGCCTTAAcctctaattaa
- the LOC123716469 gene encoding NADH dehydrogenase [ubiquinone] iron-sulfur protein 3, mitochondrial-like: protein MNRLAPLFFQVSKTLFKRRIHLNNRILNKCEGEGDVQIGNPFCLKPIEYEARTLRKHDNDRRQRLYEFGLYVAACMPKYVQKIQMQHTDELEILIAPEGFHPVLSFLKLHHNACFSTVSAATAIDVPSREFRFEVAYTVRSLRFAEFVRVKTYTDELTPLESAYSLWHGVNWFEREIYDMFGIIFINHPDLRRILTDYGFQGHPLRKDFPLTGYIEVRYDDELKKLVYEPVEYAQEFRKYQLESPWNYMKNFHEGYNDEKPAKQKNK from the coding sequence ATGAACAGACTAGCGCCTTTATTTTTCCAAGTTTCTAAAACACTATTCAAACGTAGGATCCATTTGAACAAtcgaatattaaacaaatgtgAAGGGGAAGGAGACGTACAGATTGGTAATCCATTCTGTCTGAAACCAATAGAGTATGAAGCTCGTACATTACGTAAGCACGACAATGATCGGCGACAAAGGCTCTACGAGTTCGGCTTATATGTAGCTGCCTGTATGCCCAAGTACGTGcaaaaaattcaaatgcaGCATACCGATGAACTAGAAATACTTATCGCTCCGGAAGGATTCCACCCAGTCCTAAGCTTTCTTAAACTTCACCATAACGCTTGCTTCAGTACAGTATCAGCTGCAACTGCTATAGATGTGCCTAGTAGAGAATTTCGATTTGAAGTAGCCTACACTGTTCGTAGTCTGAGATTCGCAGAATTTGTTAGAGTTAAGACGTACACAGATGAGCTTACACCTCTAGAATCTGCGTATTCATTGTGGCATGGTGTAAATTGGTTTGAAAGAGAAATATATGATATGTTTGgcataatattcataaatcaCCCGGATCTTCGAAGAATTTTGACCGATTACGGGTTTCAAGGGCATCCTCTGAGGAAAGACTTTCCTTTAACTGGTTATATTGAGGTTCGCTATGATGATGAACTTAAAAAGCTAGTCTATGAACCAGTCGAGTATGCGCAAGAATTCCGAAAATATCAATTAGAATCGCCTTggaattatatgaaaaacttTCACGAGGGTTATAATGATGAAAAACCTgcgaaacaaaaaaataagtga